CGCGAACAAGCTCGCCCAGCACGGCCAGACGCTGGAGGCGGGCGAGATCATCCTCGCGGGCTCGTTCACGAAGCCGATGTGGGTGCAGCGCGGCGACACCGTGCACGCGGACTACAACGGGCTGGGGTCGGTGACATGCCGATTCGTCTAGACCTGCCCCCCACGCTCCGCGAGCGCCTCGACACCGCGGACCGCCCGCTGATCGGCCTGTGGGCGTGCGCCGGCAGCCCGATCACCGCGGAGATCGTCGCGGGCAGCGGCTGCGACTGGGTGCTGCTCGACGCCGAGCACTCCCCCAACGGCCTCGAATCGGTGCTGGCGCAGCTCTACGCGATGTCGGCGTATCCCGTCGCTCCGCTCGTGCGTCCGCCGTCCGGCGACACCGTGACCATCAAGCAGTTCCTCGACCTCGGCGCGCAGAACCTGCTCATCCCGATGGTGGACTCGGCCGCGCAGGCCGCGGAGATCGTGCGGGCGGTGCGCTACCCCGACGGCGCGGGCGGCGGCGCTCGCGGGGTCGGATCGGCGCTCGCCCGCTCCGCCCGCTGGAATCGGGTCGAGGGCTACCTCGGCCGCGCCGGGGGGACGATCAGCCTGACCGTGCAGATCGAGTCCGCGGCCGCGGTCGCCGAGGTCGAGGAGATCCTCGCGGTCGACGGCGTCGACGCGATCTTCGTGGGCCCCTCGGACCTCGCGGCGTCCATGGGATACCTGGGTCAGCAGAGCCACCCCGAGGTCGTGGCGGGCGTGCTGCGCGCGATCCGCGCGGCGACCGATGCGGGGAAGCCCGTCGGGGTGAACGCGTTCGTGGCGGCCGACGCGGATCGCTACATCGACGCCGGTGCGAGCTTCGTCGCCGTGGGCGCGGATGTCGCGATCCTCGCCCGTCAGACCGAGGCGCTCGTCGATCGCTTCGCGGCGCGGGCGGCGGGCCAGGATCCCGCAGCGGGTGCGGCTGCTGCCGCATCCGGATCCACCCCTCGAGCGAGCTACTAGAGCTCCCCAGATCGTGGCGGGGTCACTCGTGAGGGGTTGCGAGCGCAAAACACTCCACCAGAGTGACCCCGCAACCCTGCAGCGAGGTCGGGATCAGCGCGGTCGGGATCAGCGCGGCCGCTCGCATCGCACTTCTCAAATTCCATCAAATCGTATACGATAAGAAATACAACGACCGGCGAGGGAGCTATGACGTACGGAATCGACACCCCAGGCAAGATCATCGCGGTGCACCTCAACTACCCGTCGCGCATGCAGCAGCGCGGACGTACCCCGGCGCAGCCGTCCTACTTCTTCAAGCCGGCGTCGTCGCTCGCCCCGACGGGCGGCACCATCGAGCGCCCCGCCGGCACCGAACTGCTCGCCTTCGAGGGTGAGATCGCCCTCGTCATCGGCACCCCCGCGCGCCACGTCTCCCCCGAGGACGGCTGGTCCCACGTCGCGCAGGTGACCGCGGCGAACGACTTCGGCGTCTACGATCTCCGCGCCGCCGACAAGGGATCCAACGTCCGCAACAAGGGCGGTGACGGATTCACGCCGATCGGCCCCGCCGCGATCCCGACCGAGGGCCTGGGCGAGGGCGACTGGCGCGTCCGCACCTGGGTCAACGGCCAGCTGGTGCAGGACGACACGAGCGACACGCTCGCGTTCCCGTTCGGCCGGCTCGTCGCCGACCTGTCGCAGCACATGACCCTCGAGACCGGCGACGTGATCCTCACCGGCACCCCGGCGGGCTCCTCGGTCGTACTCCCCGGCGACGTCGTCGAGGTCGAGGTCGACGCGCCGCAGGCACCCGGCGCCCCGACCACGGGCCGCCTCGTCACGACGGTGACGCAGGGCACCGTGCCGTTCGGCGACTTCGGCACGAAGCCGAAGACCGACGACCTGCAGCGCATCGAGGCCTGGGGCAGCGAGCAGGAGCACGCCGAGGCCGTGGCGGCGGGTCGCGCCAGTCGCTTAGAGGAGAACGCAGCGCGTTCGACTGCGACTGGCGGTGACGCCACCGCGTCAGTGCCGCTCGACGGCCTCGCCGAAGCGAGCGCTGACCCCGCAGCAGCCTCGCCGCTCACCCCAGAGATCCGCGCCCAGCTCGACGGGGTCGCGGTCGCCACCGTCTCCGCGGCGCTGCGCAAGCGCGGCTACGTCGACATCTTCATCGACGGCGTGCACCCGAACCACGACGGCGACACGATCCTCGGCACCGCGAAGACCCTCCGCTTCATCCCGTTCCGCCCGGACCTCTTCAAGGAGTACGCGGGCGGCTTCAACGCCCAGAAGCGGGCCTTCGACACCGTGAACGCGGGTGAGGTGCTCGTCGTCGAGGCGCGCGGGATCCCCTCCACCGGCACCGTCGGCGACGTGCTGGCCCTCCGCGCCCAGGTGCGCGGAGCCGCCGGGATCGTCACCGACGGCGGCGTGCGCGATT
Above is a genomic segment from Leucobacter rhizosphaerae containing:
- a CDS encoding HpcH/HpaI aldolase family protein produces the protein MPIRLDLPPTLRERLDTADRPLIGLWACAGSPITAEIVAGSGCDWVLLDAEHSPNGLESVLAQLYAMSAYPVAPLVRPPSGDTVTIKQFLDLGAQNLLIPMVDSAAQAAEIVRAVRYPDGAGGGARGVGSALARSARWNRVEGYLGRAGGTISLTVQIESAAAVAEVEEILAVDGVDAIFVGPSDLAASMGYLGQQSHPEVVAGVLRAIRAATDAGKPVGVNAFVAADADRYIDAGASFVAVGADVAILARQTEALVDRFAARAAGQDPAAGAAAAASGSTPRASY
- a CDS encoding fumarylacetoacetate hydrolase family protein encodes the protein MTYGIDTPGKIIAVHLNYPSRMQQRGRTPAQPSYFFKPASSLAPTGGTIERPAGTELLAFEGEIALVIGTPARHVSPEDGWSHVAQVTAANDFGVYDLRAADKGSNVRNKGGDGFTPIGPAAIPTEGLGEGDWRVRTWVNGQLVQDDTSDTLAFPFGRLVADLSQHMTLETGDVILTGTPAGSSVVLPGDVVEVEVDAPQAPGAPTTGRLVTTVTQGTVPFGDFGTKPKTDDLQRIEAWGSEQEHAEAVAAGRASRLEENAARSTATGGDATASVPLDGLAEASADPAAASPLTPEIRAQLDGVAVATVSAALRKRGYVDIFIDGVHPNHDGDTILGTAKTLRFIPFRPDLFKEYAGGFNAQKRAFDTVNAGEVLVVEARGIPSTGTVGDVLALRAQVRGAAGIVTDGGVRDFAAVEEFSIPVFSQGAHPSVLGRRHVPWETDVTIACGGAAVQPGDIIMGDRDGVIVIPPFLLAEVAAEAAAQERADAWVAAQVANGAAVDGLFPMNAEWRARYEAETAGGQA